The Miscanthus floridulus cultivar M001 chromosome 17, ASM1932011v1, whole genome shotgun sequence genome has a window encoding:
- the LOC136514791 gene encoding cation/H(+) antiporter 15-like, which yields MDDGINCYVVPQTTGTGRNIFQGGSPLQESLPLLGVQLVLIVAITRVLYFLLKPFKQPRVVSEIMGGIILGPSMLSRSPAFKEMVFPARGDPVLHTVATFGLMYVIFLIGVRMDPMLVVRSGKKGVIIGLSGFILPLAMTTAGLSGAAMVSEPDVTRRSTFLFALATSLSVTSFAVLSPILSELSLLNSDLGRTAMSASMTTDGIAWLIMVGYILAEAFLVSAVTSLWAFLSVAALGAVILFAVRPVALKVIERTPPGKPVDENYVFFFLLIVLLVGFYSDVIGTNSFHGALMLGLAIPDGPPLGTALGEKIDAMVSGLILPLYYAMTGLSTDVWSLHWGRLQLVVLLGWFGKLVGVMVPSLFLEIPLRDAVSLSLFMSSKGIVEVITFTFFLTNKLIGKNSFSVLICSSVAITAVSVPVAGLLYDPARRYAVYKRRTLQHLKPDADLRILACLHDESHVSGTLALLEASHATPQTPIGLYLLQLVEIAGRSAPVFIPHNPRRNASRIGAPNAPSTDFDRIINAFFRHELRHTEGAVSVHPFTTISPYSSMHDEVCRLAVEKRTSLILLHYHKHHLLAGGVHASVGLRIVNRKVLEVAPCSVAVFVDRNAGNVGLSNFIPGPLQDYSGSSTGSSGLSMSGPQFHAAVAALFFGGGDDREAMSYVARMARHPGVTVAIVRFLPARGIKDDPADRRVDNRAIEEVKALAARSRNMQVREELVGDMEKIVEVLRGLDKAGYDLVIVGMRHRWYPVMPANGLSDWSECPELGVIGDLLASSDFDTPYSVLIMKQQDQAGLNAAVPGAQDQWHGALPPPRQRTMSTAESSMSKR from the exons ATGGACGACGGCATCAACTGCTACGTGGTCCCGCAGACCACGGGCACCGGGCGGAACATCTTCCAGGGAGGCAGCCCATTGCAGGAGTCGCtgccgctgctcggcgtgcaGCTCGTCCTCATCGTCGCCATCACCCGCGTCCTCTACTTCCTTCTCAAGCCGTTCAAGCAGCCCCGCGTCGTGTCCGAGATCATG GGCGGCATCATACTCGGCCCGTCCATGCTGTCACGCAGTCCGGCGTTCAAGGAGATGGTGTTCCCGGCGAGGGGCGACCCGGTGCTGCACACCGTCGCGACGTTCGGGCTCATGTACGTCATCTTCCTCATCGGCGTGCGGATGGACCCGATGCTCGTCGTCCGCTCCGGCAAGAAGGGCGTGATCATCGGCCTTTCCGGCTTCATCCTCCCGCTGGCCATGACCACCGCGGGCTTATCCGGCGCCGCCATGGTCTCGGAGCCCGACGTAACGAGGCGTTCTACGTTCCTGTTCGCGCTGGCCACGTCGCTCTCGGTCACGTCCTTCGCGGTGCTGTCGCCAATCCTGTCGgagctcagcctcctcaactccGACCTGGGCCGCACCGCCATGTCGGCCTCGATGACCACCGACGGCATCGCGTGGCTCATCATGGTGGGATACATCCTCGCCGAGGCGTTCCTCGTGTCGGCGGTGACGTCGCTCTGGGCGTTCCTCTCGGTGGCCGCGCTCGGCGCGGTCATACTGTTCGCGGTGCGCCCGGTCGCGCTCAAGGTGATCGAGCGCACGCCGCCGGGCAAACCCGTGGACGAGAACTACGTCTTCTTTTTCCTCCTCATCGTGCTCCTCGTCGGATTCTACAGCGACGTCATCGGGACCAACTCGTTCCACGGCGCGCTGATGCTGGGGCTGGCAATCCCCGATGGACCGCCGCTCGGCACCGCGCTGGGGGAGAAGATTGACGCCATGGTGTCCGGCCTGATCCTGCCTCTGTACTACGCCATGACCGGGCTCAGCACCGATGTGTGGTCCCTGCATTGGGGCAGGCTGCAGCTAGTCGTGCTCCTCGGATGGTTTGGCAAGCTGGTCGGCGTCATGGTGCCGTCGCTGTTCCTTGAGATCCCCCTCCGGGACGCCGTGTCCCTCAGCTTGTTCATGAGCTCCAAGGGCATCGTTGAGGTCATCACCTTCACCTTCTTCCTCACCAACAAG TTGATCGGCAAGAACTCCTTCAGCGTCCTGATATGCTCGTCGGTGGCGATCACGGCGGTGTCGGTGCCGGTGGCGGGATTGCTGTACGATCCGGCGCGGCGCTACGCCGTCTACAAGCGGCGCACCTTGCAACACCTCAAGCCGGACGCCGACCTGCGCATCCTGGCGTGCCTGCACGACGAGTCCCACGTCTCGGGGACGCTCGCGTTGCTCGAAGCGTCGCACGCCACGCCCCAGACGCCCATCGGCCTCTATCTCCTGCAGCTCGTCGAGATCGCCGGCCGCTCCGCGCCGGTGTTCATCCCGCACAACCCCCGCCGCAACGCGTCTCGGATCGGCGCACCCAACGCGCCGTCCACCGACTTCGACCGCATCATCAACGCCTTCTTCCGGCACGAGCTCCGGCACACGGAGGGCGCAGTCTCGGTGCACCCGTTCACCACCATCTCCCCGTATTCCTCCATGCACGACGAGGTGTGCCGCCTCGCCGTCGAGAAGCGCACGTCGCTGATCCTCCTCCACTACCATAAGCACCACTTGCTCGCCGGTGGCGTGCACGCCTCAGTTGGGCTCCGCATCGTCAACCGCAAGGTGCTGGAGGTGGCGCCGTGCTCGGTCGCTGTGTTCGTCGACCGCAACGCCGGGAACGTGGGGCTGTCCAATTTCATTCCCGGGCCGCTACAAGACTACTCAGGCTCTTCCACGGGCAGCAGTGGCCTGTCGATGAGCGGGCCCCAGTTCCACGCCGCCGTGGCGGCGCTCTTcttcggcggcggcgacgaccgcGAGGCCATGTCCTACGTGGCGCGCATGGCGCGCCACCCGGGCGTGACAGTTGCGATCGTGCGGTTCCTGCCAGCCCGAGGCATCAAGGACGACCCGGCGGATCGGCGGGTGGACAACCGCGCCATCGAGGAGGTGAAGGCGCTCGCGGCGAGGAGCAGGAACATGCAAGTCCGGGAGGAGCTCGTCGGCGACATGGAGAAGATCGTCGAGGTGCTGAGGGGTCTCGACAAGGCCGGCTACGACCTAGTCATCGTTGGCATGAGGCACAGGTGGTACCCGGTGATGCCGGCGAACGGGCTGTCGGACTGGAGCGAGTGCCCCGAGCTCGGTGTCATTGGCGACCTCCTGGCGTCCTCCGACTTCGACACGCCCTACTCGGTGCTCATCATGAAGCAGCAGGACCAGGCTGGCCTGAACGCCGCTGTGCCGGGAGCCCAGGACCAGTGGCACGGTgcactgccgccgccgcggcagcGAACCATGTCGACGGCGGAATCTAGCATGTCCAAGCGATAG
- the LOC136514793 gene encoding dehydration-responsive element-binding protein 2D-like — protein MEVVDRSIDDSTTGLPLEGGAIGVGLKRQEMWRAAAAPTASAAGRQQALASNSATAKPFAERSRPAQRGMGGPDNACHNFRGVRQRRWGKWVAEIREPNRGKRHWLGTFNNPVDAAVAYDRAAVSIHGAHYAHLNFPADHAAAAPAQCHPSSCSAATAADVFQEHEVKPIVAAALGGGGGETVSQQQQQQGTPWISPDAPFNDDPHDIAMYIDFDAVSDMVPFYPGIKREDCQREGFDGDAVHSPLWALGD, from the exons atggAAGTGGTCGACCGATCGATCGACGATTCCACCACGGGTCTCCCGCTGGAAGGAGGAGCCATAGGAGTGGGACTGAAGAGGCAGGAAAtgtggcgggcggcggcggctccgacgGCGAG CGCAGCAGGAAGGCAGCAAGCCCTCGCCAGCAACAGTGCCACTGCCAAGCCGTTCGCCGAAAGGTCTCGGCCGGCACAGCGAGGGATGGGTGGCCCAGACAACGCGTGCCACAACTTCCGCGGTGTCCGGCAGCGCCGGTGGGGCAAGTGGGTGGCCGAGATCCGCGAGCCCAACCGCGGCAAGCGCCACTGGCTGGGCACCTTCAACAACCCCGTCGACGCGGCCGTCGCCTACGACCGGGCGGCCGTGTCCATCCACGGTGCCCACTACGCGCACCTCAACTTCCCCGCGGACcacgccgccgcggcgccggccCAATGCCATCCATCGTCCTgctctgccgccaccgccgccgacgtGTTCCAGGAGCATGAGGTAAAGCCGATTGTTGCTGCTGCGctgggcggtggcggcggagagACCGtcagccagcagcagcagcagcagggcacTCCTTGGATTTCGCCTGATGCTCCGTTCAACGACGACCCTCATGACATTGCCATGTACATCGATTTCGATGCGGTATCCGACATGGTGCCCTTTTATCCTGGCATCAAGAGAGAGGATTGCCAGCGTGAGGGGTTCGACGGCGACGCCGTTCACTCGCCGCTGTGGGCGCTGGGTGACTGA
- the LOC136514792 gene encoding exocyst complex component EXO70B1-like, with protein MAEDGEEKLLATVQHIVQTLGSSDTMTEDILKVFSNYDGRLSLDKLYAARAAAAAAAASGGGGGGGGGRVVGERSMATSPPPPAAAAAVSAAGPRPPITSMERTVRALDRQISQFVAMDRLIWADSADADAFLEAVDDLIVTVQELDAAGTNRALLDRADELLSRCMARLEDEFRALIERPDDAAPVVPGGFGSDGSDDDDDFGGGDGYGDEPIPIAKPVTDYDVVIDALSPGSIANVHQIARRMVDAGFGRECAEAYAAARRSFVDESVARLGVRPRTAEEVHASPWEELEFDIARWIPAFNMVFRILIPSERRLCDRVFDGLAPFGDLAFIAAVRTQALQLISFGDAISSSSRAPERLFRVVDMYEAVRDILPDLDPVFSDPYSAALRAEVSVMCNTLGSSIKGIFMELENLIRRDPARVAAQGGVIHPITRYVMNYLRAACGSRQTLEEVMEGDFGANGGAPVAVDPDRPTSSLAVHIAWIMDVLQKNLDTKSKIYRDPSLASIFLMNNGKYIIQKVNDSELGVLLGDEWIKQMTTRVRRWSMDYQRTTWGKVTSVLQTGSPGMGGLPAKAMLQKLHMFNTYFKEIYEAQSGWVIADDQLRVDIRAAVEETVMPVYASLIAKLKSSPETGRDLYIKYTPEDVVAHIQHLFEGAAK; from the coding sequence ATGGCGGAGGATGGCGAGGAGAAGCTGCTCGCGACGGTGCAGCACATCGTGCAGACGCTGGGGAGCAGCGACACCATGACGGAGGACATCCTCAAGGTCTTCTCCAACTACGACGGCCGCCTCTCGCTCGACAAGCTCTACGCCgcgcgcgccgcggcggcggcggccgctgcgtccggtggtggcggaggaggcggagggggacgAGTCGTAGGGGAGCGCTCCATGGCGACGTCGCCCCCGCCGCCCGCGGCTGCGGCGGCCGTGTCGGCCGCGGGGCCGAGGCCGCCGATCACGTCGATGGAGCGGACCGTGCGCGCGCTGGACCGCCAGATCTCGCAGTTCGTGGCCATGGATCGTCTGATTTGGGCGGACTCCGCCGACGCGGACGCGTTCCTGGAGGCGGTCGACGATCTCATCGTCACCGTGCAGGAGCTGGACGCCGCGGGGACCAACCGCGCCCTGCTCGACCGCGCCGACGAGTTGCTCAGCCGGTGCATGGCGCGGCTGGAGGACGAGTTCAGGGCGCTCATAGAGCGCCCCGACGACGCCGCCCCCGTGGTGCCGGGCGGGTTCGGGTCGGACgggagcgacgacgacgacgacttcgGAGGCGGGGACGGCTACGGCGACGAGCCGATCCCGATCGCCAAGCCGGTGACGGACTATGACGTCGTGATCGATGCTCTCTCGCCGGGGTCCATCGCCAACGTGCACCAGATCGCCAGGAGGATGGTGGACGCTGGCTTTGGCCGCGAGTGCGCTGAGGCCTACGCCGCGGCGCGCCGCAGCTTCGTCGACGAGAGCGTTGCGCGCCTCGGCGTCCGTCCCCGCACCGCTGAGGAGGTTCACGCCTCACCCTGGGAGGAGCTTGAGTTTGACATCGCCCGCTGGATCCCGGCCTTCAACATGGTGTTTCGCATCCTGATTCCCAGCGAGCGCCGCCTATGTGACCGCGTTTTCGACGGCCTCGCCCCCTTCGGCGATCTTGCCTTCATCGCCGCCGTGCGTACCCAGGCTCTGCAGCTCATATCATTCGGTGACGCTATCTCTTCCTCAAGCCGCGCGCCGGAGCGCCTCTTCCGCGTCGTTGACATGTACGAGGCTGTGCGTGACATTCTCCCTGACCTTGATCCTGTGTTCTCTGACCCATACTCTGCTGCACTCCGTGCGGAGGTCTCCGTGATGTGCAACACACTGGGGTCCTCTATCAAAGGTATTTTTATGGAGTTGGAAAATCTCATCCGCCGTGACCCTGCCCGAGTTGCTGCCCAAGGTGGCGTCATACATCCTATCACTCGGTATGTTATGAACTATCTCCGTGCTGCGTGTGGGTCGCGGCAGACATTGGAAGAGGTGATGGAAGGTGACTTTGGTGCTAATGGAGGTGCGCCTGTGGCTGTTGACCCTGACCGCCCCACATCATCCCTTGCTGTGCACATCGCATGGATCATGGATGTTCTTCAAAAGAATTTGGATACAAAGTCTAAGATATACCGTGATCCATCTCTCGCTTCTATCTTCTTGATGAATAATGGAAAGTACATCATACAGAAGGTGAATGACAGTGAGTTGGGTGTTTTACTCGGTGATGAGTGGATCAAGCAGATGACAACTAGAGTTCGCCGCTGGAGCATGGATTATCAGCGGACAACATGGGGCAAGGTTACATCTGTGCTGCAGACTGGTAGTCCAGGCATGGGTGGACTCCCAGCCAAGGCAATGCTGCAGAAACTGCATATGTTTAATACATACTTCAAGGAGATCTATGAGGCACAGTCAGGATGGGTGATAGCAGATGACCAGCTAAGGGTGGACATTAGGGCAGCGGTGGAGGAGACAGTGATGCCAGTTTACGCCTCGTTAATTGCCAAGTTGAAGTCTTCTCCTGAAACTGGGCGTGATTTGTACATCAAGTACACACCAGAGGATGTTGTAGCCCATATCCAGCACTTGTTTGAAGGAGCAGCAAAGTGA